The following are from one region of the Variovorax sp. V213 genome:
- a CDS encoding ABC transporter permease yields the protein MRKNVQPKAPFLLAVTVLVSLFMIAPMLLSVMAGLVNNYSAGLKSGLTLRWLGEVWENYGGTVGWSLALALACVIGTVLLGVPCAYALARSRTRAAHIFEELLTLPVAVPGLATALALILAYGQLTAFRQSFAFILVGHMVFTLPFMVRTVSSALQRDDLLALEEAARSLGANFRQRFMGILVPAVFPAIVAGSLMVFTLSVGEFNLTWMLHTPLTRTLPVGLADSYASMRIEIGSAYTLVFFAVILPVLWGLQYLANLMQKRHGT from the coding sequence ATGCGAAAGAACGTGCAACCCAAGGCGCCCTTCCTGCTGGCCGTGACCGTGCTGGTGAGCCTCTTCATGATCGCGCCGATGCTGCTGTCGGTGATGGCGGGCCTGGTCAACAACTACAGCGCAGGCCTGAAGAGCGGACTCACGCTGCGCTGGCTCGGCGAGGTGTGGGAGAACTACGGCGGCACCGTCGGCTGGTCGCTCGCACTGGCGCTCGCCTGCGTGATCGGCACCGTGCTGCTGGGCGTGCCCTGCGCCTACGCGCTGGCGCGCAGCCGCACGCGGGCCGCGCACATCTTCGAAGAGTTGTTGACGCTGCCGGTTGCGGTGCCGGGCCTCGCGACCGCGCTGGCGCTGATCCTCGCCTACGGCCAGCTCACGGCTTTCCGCCAGAGCTTCGCCTTCATTCTCGTGGGCCACATGGTGTTCACGCTGCCGTTCATGGTTCGCACGGTGAGTTCGGCGCTCCAGCGCGACGATCTGCTCGCGCTCGAGGAGGCTGCCCGCTCGCTGGGCGCGAACTTCCGCCAACGCTTCATGGGCATCCTGGTGCCCGCGGTTTTCCCGGCCATCGTGGCCGGCAGCCTGATGGTGTTCACGCTTTCGGTGGGCGAGTTCAACCTCACCTGGATGCTGCACACGCCGCTCACGCGCACCTTGCCCGTGGGCCTGGCCGATAGCTACGCTTCGATGCGCATCGAGATCGGTTCGGCCTACACGCTGGTCTTTTTCGCGGTCATTCTTCCGGTGCTGTGGGGCCTGCAGTACCTTGCCAACCTGATGCAAAAACGCCATGGAACTTGA